Proteins co-encoded in one Malus sylvestris chromosome 9, drMalSylv7.2, whole genome shotgun sequence genomic window:
- the LOC126581973 gene encoding protein MANNAN SYNTHESIS-RELATED 1-like — protein MGVDLRQVVAGVLTLAMFVMLGNMIKRDHFDSVEEKFPGGGGRDTLETSEYSKEGLGSFAKKNGGPWKDDGEELKQCWSKPSDDVEQTEGYVLFSLTNGPEYHVSQVADAVVVARYLGATLVLPDIRGTKPGDERNFDEIYDVEKFISSLDGVVKVVKKRPGKLSTRNLAAVKVPNRVTEDYIAEHVEPIYRSKGNIRLATYFPSVNMKKTEGKSSSDSVACLGMFGTLELQQEISEVVESMVERLKTLSRKSDGQFVSVDLRVDILEKNGCQGGDESGTKSCYNAQEIALFLRKLGFAKDTTIYLTESKWDSSLDALKDIFPKTYIKDGIIPADKKSKYLDSEGSEFEKIIDFYVCAQSDVFVPAISGLFYANVAGKRIASSKTQILVPADIPGASASPSKFITHYVSKKNHLAYACYC, from the exons atgggTGTGGATTTGAGGCAGGTAGTGGCAGGAGTGCTGACACTGGCAATGTTTGTGATGCTTGGGAACATGATTAAGAGAGACCATTTTGATTCTGTTGAA GAGAAATTTcctggaggaggaggaagagataCCTTAGAAACTTCAGAGTATTCAAAGGAGGGCCTTGGTAGCTTCGCTAAGAAGAATGGCGGACCTTGGAAAGATGATGGCGAGGAGCTAAAACAGTGTTGGTCTAAGCCATCTG ATGATGTAGAGCAGACGGAGGGGTATGTCCTGTTCTCATTAACAAATGGCCCCGAATACCATGTTTCACAG GTCGCGGATGCTGTTGTCGTGGCAAGGTACCTAGGGGCAACACTTGTACTTCCTGATATTAGAGGGACCAAACCAGGGGATGAGAG GAACTTTGATGAGATTTATGATGTCGAGAAGTTTATAAGTAGCCTGGATGGTGTGGTCAAAGTAGTAAAAAAACGACCTGGTAAATTATCCACAAGGAATCTTGCCGCTGTTAAGGTTCCCAATCGGGTTACAGAAGATTACATTGCTGAACATGTGGAACCAATTTATAGATCAAAGGGCAACATAAGGTTGGCTACTTACTTTCCTTCGGTTAATATGAAGAAGACAGAAGGAAAGAGTTCTAGCGATTCAGTTGCATGTTTGGGAATGTTTGGAACATTAGAGTTGCAACAAGAGATCAGTGAAGTGGTCGAATCAATGGTTGAGCGTCTGAAAACTTTGAGCCGCAAGTCAGATGGCCAATTTGTATCAGTGGACTTGAGGGTTGACATATTGGAGAAGAACGGTTGCCAAGGAGGAGATGAAAGCGGAACAAAAAGTTGCTATAATGCACAAGAGATTGCTTTATTCTTGAGGAAACTTGGATTCGCAAAGGATACCACAATCTATTTGACCGAATCAAAATGGGACAGCAGTCTTGATGCTCTGAAAGACATCTTCCCTAAAACGTATATCAAG GATGGCATTATCCCAGCAGACAAGAAGTCAAAGTACCTGGATTCCGAGGGGTCTGAATTCGAGAAGATCATTGACTTCTACGTGTGCGCGCAAAGTGATGTATTTGTTCCAGCCATTTCAGGTTTGTTCTATGCAAATGTGGCAGGTAAGAGAATCGCGTCCAGTAAAACTCAAATACTTGTCCCAGCTGACATCCCCGGTGCCTCTGCATCTCCCTCCAAATTCATCACACATTATGTCTCGAAGAAGAACCATTTGGCTTATGCATGCTACTGCTAA